From one Micromonospora siamensis genomic stretch:
- a CDS encoding Uma2 family endonuclease: MTSPARPDRGAAWTVDDLPDLPDDGQDYEIFDGSLLVSPHADVFHGAVANRLRRLLDRQAPAGLLVGQDIGVSAKRSSYFVPDLFVAREEALDRGGPALDPADVLLVVEVVPPGNAGRDLVLKRHEYAVADIPTYWLVEPRKQSLTVLRNVGGVYREAAVVTGTEPWHSETPFPLELPLSEIF, from the coding sequence GTGACGAGCCCCGCCCGGCCCGACCGGGGAGCCGCCTGGACGGTCGACGACCTGCCGGATCTCCCCGACGACGGCCAGGACTACGAGATCTTCGACGGGAGTCTGTTGGTGTCCCCCCACGCGGACGTCTTCCACGGCGCGGTCGCCAACCGCCTCCGTCGACTGCTGGACCGGCAGGCCCCGGCCGGCCTCCTCGTCGGGCAGGACATCGGGGTCAGTGCGAAGCGCTCCTCGTACTTCGTCCCCGACCTCTTCGTGGCCCGGGAGGAGGCGCTGGATCGCGGCGGCCCGGCGCTCGACCCGGCCGACGTGCTGCTGGTGGTGGAGGTCGTCCCGCCCGGCAACGCGGGCCGCGACCTGGTGCTGAAGCGCCACGAGTACGCCGTTGCCGACATCCCGACGTACTGGCTGGTCGAGCCGCGTAAGCAGAGCCTCACCGTGCTGCGCAACGTCGGCGGCGTCTACCGGGAGGCGGCCGTGGTGACCGGCACCGAGCCCTGGCACAGTGAAACACCCTTCCCGCTGGAGCTGCCGCTCAGCGAAATCTTCTGA
- a CDS encoding response regulator transcription factor yields the protein MRERRVLVVEDERTIAESVAARLRAEGFTVDIAGDGPSAVERFRSGRPDLVVLDVMLPGFDGLEVCRRIQAERPVPVLMLTARDDETDLLVGLAVGADDYLTKPFSMRELAARVHVLLRRMDRASAGEQPALRLGDIEISEAERRVRRGGAEVHLTPTEFDLLVHLARRPRTVLPRERLLADVWGWADGSGTRTVDSHVKALRRKLGPDLIRTVHGVGYALEVPA from the coding sequence ATGAGGGAACGCCGGGTACTGGTCGTCGAGGACGAGCGGACCATCGCCGAGTCGGTCGCCGCCCGCCTGCGCGCCGAGGGTTTCACCGTGGACATCGCCGGTGACGGCCCGTCGGCCGTCGAGCGGTTCCGCAGCGGCCGGCCCGACCTCGTCGTACTCGATGTGATGCTGCCGGGGTTCGACGGCCTGGAGGTGTGCCGGCGGATCCAGGCCGAGCGACCGGTGCCGGTGCTCATGCTGACCGCGCGGGACGACGAGACCGACCTGCTGGTGGGGCTGGCGGTGGGTGCCGACGACTACCTGACCAAGCCGTTCTCGATGCGGGAGCTGGCCGCCCGGGTGCACGTGCTGCTGCGCCGGATGGACCGGGCCTCGGCCGGTGAGCAGCCCGCGCTGCGGCTCGGCGACATCGAGATCAGCGAGGCCGAGCGGCGGGTCCGCCGCGGCGGTGCCGAGGTGCATCTGACCCCCACCGAGTTCGACCTGCTGGTGCACCTGGCCCGCCGGCCGCGGACCGTGTTGCCCCGGGAACGCCTGCTCGCGGACGTGTGGGGCTGGGCCGACGGCTCGGGCACCCGCACGGTGGACAGCCACGTCAAGGCGTTGCGCCGCAAGCTGGGGCCGGACCTGATCCGCACGGTGCACGGCGTCGGGTACGCGCTGGAGGTGCCGGCGTGA
- a CDS encoding HAMP domain-containing sensor histidine kinase → MTRVTRAVAVTDWLDRVLPRPLDPVRSIKAKLGFLLVASGTTGLAYFWWVIGWVPPMTSVTAIGLALFTSQVLAHGMTSPLREMTAAAGAMARGDYTRRVRATSRDEVGELALAFNKMAEDLAAADQRRRELIANVSHELRTPITALQGVLENMVDGVAAPEPAALRTALGQTERLGHLVADLLDLSRLDAGVVPLRRARIDVADFLDEAIGHAAAAAAGAGREVRFRLEPLPGPLAVSADPDRLHQVFANLLDNAARHSPRGGAVLVTAEERAGQLHFEVSDEGEGIPVADRPRVFERFTRGDRSGGGGTGLGLAIARWVVELHGGTIRVREPATPAGDGRGGCRIQVSLPLTTVGTGEAA, encoded by the coding sequence GTGACCCGGGTGACCAGGGCTGTCGCGGTGACGGACTGGCTGGACCGGGTGCTGCCCCGGCCGCTGGACCCGGTCCGCTCGATCAAGGCGAAGCTCGGCTTCCTGCTGGTCGCCTCCGGCACCACCGGGCTGGCGTACTTCTGGTGGGTGATCGGCTGGGTGCCGCCGATGACGTCCGTGACGGCGATCGGCCTGGCGCTGTTCACGTCCCAGGTGCTGGCGCACGGGATGACCTCGCCGCTGCGGGAGATGACCGCCGCCGCCGGGGCGATGGCCCGGGGCGACTACACCCGGCGGGTCCGGGCCACCTCCCGGGACGAGGTGGGTGAGCTGGCGCTCGCGTTCAACAAGATGGCCGAGGACCTGGCCGCGGCCGACCAGCGGCGGCGCGAGCTGATCGCGAACGTCTCGCACGAGTTGCGTACGCCGATCACCGCCCTGCAGGGCGTGCTGGAGAACATGGTCGACGGGGTGGCGGCCCCGGAGCCGGCGGCGCTGCGTACCGCGCTCGGCCAGACCGAACGGCTCGGGCACCTGGTGGCCGACCTGCTCGACCTGTCCCGGTTGGACGCCGGGGTGGTGCCGTTGCGCCGGGCCCGGATCGACGTCGCGGACTTCCTCGACGAGGCGATCGGGCACGCGGCGGCGGCCGCCGCCGGGGCCGGCCGGGAGGTCCGGTTCCGGCTGGAGCCGCTGCCGGGACCGCTGGCCGTCTCCGCCGATCCGGACCGGTTGCACCAGGTCTTCGCCAACCTGCTGGACAACGCGGCCCGGCACAGTCCCCGGGGCGGCGCCGTGCTGGTAACCGCCGAGGAGCGGGCCGGGCAGCTGCACTTCGAGGTGAGCGACGAGGGCGAGGGGATCCCGGTCGCCGACCGTCCCCGGGTCTTCGAACGGTTCACCCGCGGCGACCGCTCCGGCGGCGGCGGCACCGGCCTCGGCCTGGCCATCGCCCGTTGGGTCGTGGAGCTGCACGGCGGCACCATCCGGGTACGCGAACCCGCCACGCCGGCCGGCGACGGGCGCGGCGGCTGCCGGATCCAGGTGTCGCTCCCCCTCACCACCGTCGGAACGGGAGAAGCCGCATGA
- a CDS encoding DUF4153 domain-containing protein translates to MLAAVGVAALVAAVAVPLDRPGLGWPVAGLAATTALVTATMRRGDGSAAPGGGLAGRPADPAPGTTDTGGVAKDTARPGATGAPGRADQPLTGRAARGAWAVAALALLAVGAVRDAGWLVVLCLLAAAPVAALAVAGGRTGRGMLTAVRMSAVAPARSLPWARRSMSAANAGATVGRSLVSVAVSIALLVVFGLLFSSADAVFAGLVTDLVPAGSPPDLLGWGVRLLVAGPLLLGGAYLLAAPPRLADLRFAPGRPVRRREWVLPLALLDALFAVFVLVQLTVLFGGSDHVLRTGGLTYAEYARSGFWQLLAVSGLTLLVIGGAARWAPRTTRADRLLIRVLLGALTALSLVVVASALYRVRVYTDAYGATRLRLFVATVECCLGLLFGYVGVAVLRLRAGWLPALAAGTAVAALLTLAVLNPDRLIAEQNVDRYLRSGRLDAGYLAGLSADAAPALARLPEPQRSCALDGIRDRLVTEDDWRTVNLGRARARQLLDAHPILTAGLTCPWPQRW, encoded by the coding sequence GTGCTCGCCGCGGTGGGCGTCGCCGCCCTGGTGGCGGCGGTGGCGGTGCCCCTGGACCGGCCCGGGCTGGGCTGGCCGGTGGCCGGCCTCGCGGCGACGACCGCCCTGGTCACGGCCACCATGCGTCGTGGCGACGGGTCTGCGGCACCCGGCGGTGGGCTCGCCGGCCGGCCGGCTGATCCCGCGCCGGGCACGACCGACACCGGCGGGGTGGCGAAGGACACCGCCCGTCCCGGCGCCACGGGGGCGCCGGGACGGGCGGACCAACCGCTGACCGGCCGGGCCGCGCGGGGTGCCTGGGCGGTGGCCGCGCTCGCGCTGCTCGCGGTGGGGGCGGTACGCGACGCCGGCTGGCTCGTCGTGCTCTGCCTGCTGGCCGCCGCGCCGGTCGCGGCCCTGGCGGTGGCCGGCGGGCGGACCGGACGCGGCATGCTCACCGCCGTCCGCATGTCGGCGGTGGCCCCGGCCCGGTCCCTGCCCTGGGCCCGCCGGTCGATGTCGGCGGCGAACGCGGGGGCGACCGTCGGCCGCTCGCTGGTCAGCGTGGCGGTGTCGATCGCCCTGCTGGTCGTGTTCGGGTTGCTCTTCTCCTCCGCCGACGCCGTCTTCGCCGGCCTGGTCACCGACCTGGTGCCGGCGGGCTCCCCGCCGGACCTGCTGGGCTGGGGAGTTCGCCTGCTGGTGGCGGGGCCGCTGCTGCTCGGCGGGGCGTACCTGCTGGCCGCGCCGCCGCGCCTTGCCGACCTGCGGTTCGCGCCGGGCCGGCCGGTCCGGCGGCGGGAGTGGGTGCTGCCGTTGGCGCTGCTCGACGCGCTCTTCGCGGTGTTCGTGCTGGTGCAGCTCACCGTGCTGTTCGGCGGCTCCGATCACGTGCTGCGCACCGGCGGGCTGACCTACGCCGAGTACGCCCGGAGCGGTTTCTGGCAGCTCCTCGCCGTCTCCGGGCTCACCCTGCTGGTGATCGGCGGCGCCGCCCGCTGGGCGCCCCGGACCACCCGCGCCGACCGGCTCCTGATCCGCGTCCTGCTCGGCGCGCTCACCGCGCTCAGCCTGGTGGTGGTCGCCTCAGCGCTCTACCGGGTGCGGGTCTACACCGACGCGTACGGGGCGACCCGGCTGCGGCTCTTCGTGGCGACGGTCGAGTGCTGCCTCGGCCTGCTCTTCGGCTACGTCGGGGTGGCCGTGCTGCGGCTGCGGGCCGGCTGGCTGCCCGCCCTGGCCGCCGGTACGGCGGTGGCCGCCCTGCTCACCCTGGCCGTGCTGAACCCGGACCGGTTGATCGCCGAGCAGAACGTCGACCGGTACCTGCGTTCCGGCCGGCTGGACGCGGGTTACCTGGCCGGGCTCTCCGCCGACGCGGCGCCGGCCCTGGCCCGGCTGCCCGAGCCGCAGCGTTCCTGCGCGCTGGACGGCATCCGGGACCGGTTGGTGACCGAGGACGACTGGCGGACCGTGAACCTGGGCCGGGCGCGGGCGCGGCAGTTGCTGGACGCCCACCCGATTCTCACCGCCGGCCTCACCTGCCCGTGGCCGCAGCGCTGGTGA
- a CDS encoding DUF485 domain-containing protein, with translation MPGPRPPVPTPAGRARIVLAEVRRDSRADRTRSELTQQTRIGETLVSGLVRAQLTLALRLSAVVLIALGGLPWLFAIAPSLGRTTVFGVNLPWLLLGVFSFPFLIVVGWAYVRLAERNEQDFTDLVQRPER, from the coding sequence GTGCCCGGGCCCCGGCCACCGGTCCCGACACCGGCCGGACGGGCCCGGATCGTGCTCGCCGAGGTACGCCGGGACAGCCGGGCCGACCGGACCCGCAGCGAGCTGACCCAGCAGACCCGGATCGGGGAGACCCTGGTCAGCGGCCTGGTACGCGCGCAGCTGACGTTGGCGCTGCGCCTGTCGGCGGTGGTGCTGATCGCGCTGGGCGGGCTGCCCTGGCTCTTCGCGATCGCGCCGAGCCTGGGGCGTACGACGGTGTTCGGGGTGAACCTGCCGTGGCTGCTGCTCGGGGTCTTCTCCTTCCCGTTCCTGATCGTGGTCGGTTGGGCGTACGTGCGGCTGGCCGAACGCAACGAGCAGGACTTCACCGACCTGGTCCAGCGGCCGGAGCGCTGA
- a CDS encoding sodium/solute symporter, with product MGNGYVVPAIVAVTLVTLGIGFYGLRLARTTSDFLVASRAVSPTWNAAAIGGEYLSAASFLGVAGLILKYGVDVLWYPVGFAAGYLALLLFVAAPLRRSGAFTLPDFCELRLGSRRLRTLATAFVIFIGWLYLVPQLQGAGLTLATVAGSPYPVGALLVAAVVTANVALGGMRAITFVQAFQYWLKLTALAVPAIFLALQWQADARPAVAPPDGPTFRTATTVVVEHRATLTLGDGDVREVRPGDRLDFAAGDPVPAVSGTATAATDWLLPDTAGDDDRGLFGTYSLILATFLGTMGLPHVLVRFYTNPDGAAARRTTLVVLALVGVFYLLPTIYGVLGRIYTPQLLVSGQTDAVVVLLPGAALGDGPAGRLLAALVAAGAFAAFLSTSSGLLTSVAGVISTDVLGRGSVRGFRLATVIAGGVPTILALNVSGLDVSQVVGLAFAVAASSFCPLLVLGIWWRGLTDLGAAAGVLVGGGAAISSVLVTVLGPPLSGWPATLTAQPAAWTVPLAFTVMVAVSVASRRRAPADVGATMLRLHAPDTLRL from the coding sequence GTGGGCAACGGCTACGTGGTGCCGGCGATCGTCGCGGTCACCCTGGTCACCCTGGGCATCGGTTTCTACGGGTTGCGGCTGGCCCGGACCACCTCCGACTTCCTGGTGGCGTCCCGGGCGGTCAGCCCGACCTGGAACGCGGCGGCGATCGGCGGGGAATATCTGTCGGCGGCCAGCTTCCTCGGGGTCGCCGGGTTGATCCTCAAGTACGGCGTGGACGTGCTCTGGTATCCGGTCGGCTTCGCCGCCGGCTATCTGGCGCTGCTGCTCTTCGTGGCCGCGCCGCTGCGCCGCTCGGGGGCGTTCACCCTGCCCGACTTCTGCGAGCTGCGGCTCGGCTCGCGCCGGCTGCGTACCCTGGCCACCGCCTTCGTGATCTTCATCGGCTGGCTCTACCTGGTGCCGCAGCTGCAGGGGGCGGGGCTGACCCTGGCCACGGTGGCCGGCTCGCCGTACCCGGTGGGCGCCCTGCTGGTCGCGGCCGTGGTGACCGCGAACGTGGCGCTGGGCGGGATGCGGGCGATCACCTTCGTCCAGGCTTTTCAGTACTGGCTGAAGCTGACCGCGCTGGCCGTACCCGCGATCTTCCTGGCGTTGCAGTGGCAGGCCGACGCCCGCCCGGCGGTGGCCCCGCCCGACGGGCCGACGTTCCGGACCGCGACCACCGTCGTGGTCGAGCACCGCGCGACCCTCACCCTCGGAGACGGCGACGTCCGGGAGGTACGCCCCGGTGACCGCCTCGACTTCGCCGCCGGTGACCCGGTGCCGGCGGTCTCCGGCACCGCCACCGCCGCCACCGACTGGCTGCTGCCGGACACCGCCGGGGACGACGACCGGGGACTGTTCGGCACGTACTCCCTGATCCTGGCCACCTTCCTGGGCACCATGGGGTTGCCGCACGTGCTGGTCCGCTTCTACACCAACCCGGACGGCGCGGCGGCCCGGCGGACCACCCTGGTGGTGCTGGCCCTGGTCGGCGTCTTCTATCTGCTGCCCACCATCTACGGCGTGCTGGGCCGGATCTACACCCCGCAACTGCTGGTCAGCGGCCAGACCGACGCGGTGGTGGTGCTGCTGCCCGGCGCGGCGCTCGGCGACGGGCCGGCCGGTCGGCTGCTCGCCGCGCTGGTCGCCGCCGGGGCGTTCGCCGCCTTCCTCTCCACCTCCTCCGGGCTGCTCACCAGCGTCGCCGGGGTGATCTCCACGGACGTGCTGGGTCGCGGCTCGGTACGCGGCTTCCGGCTGGCCACGGTGATCGCCGGCGGGGTGCCGACGATCCTCGCGTTGAACGTCTCCGGCCTGGACGTCTCCCAGGTGGTCGGGCTGGCCTTCGCGGTGGCCGCGTCGAGCTTCTGCCCGCTGCTGGTGCTGGGCATCTGGTGGCGCGGCCTGACCGACCTGGGCGCGGCGGCCGGGGTGCTGGTGGGCGGCGGCGCGGCGATCAGCTCGGTGCTGGTCACCGTGCTCGGGCCGCCACTGTCCGGCTGGCCGGCCACGCTGACCGCGCAGCCGGCGGCGTGGACGGTGCCGCTGGCGTTCACGGTGATGGTGGCGGTGTCGGTGGCGTCCCGACGGCGGGCGCCGGCCGACGTGGGCGCGACGATGCTCCGCCTGCACGCCCCGGACACCCTCCGGCTGTAG
- a CDS encoding ABC transporter ATP-binding protein, translating into MTDQHPALVLRGLAKRFDQKVAVNGVDLDVPAGSFYGLLGPNGAGKTTTLSMAVGLLRPDFGRAWVLGQDVWGDPVRAKALLGVMPDGVRLFDRLSGAELLAYHGLLRGMDPAVVDRRAAELLDVLALTDAGRTLVVDYSAGMKKKIGLACALLHGPRLLVLDEPFEAVDPVSAALIRDILHRYVVGGGTVVFSSHVMEVVERLCSHVAILADGVIKRVGTLDQVRGDRSLEQVFVEVVGGRTATGEELAWLSN; encoded by the coding sequence ATGACCGATCAGCACCCGGCGCTCGTCCTGCGCGGCCTGGCCAAGCGGTTCGACCAGAAGGTCGCCGTCAACGGGGTCGACCTGGACGTGCCGGCCGGCTCCTTCTACGGGCTGCTCGGCCCGAACGGCGCGGGCAAGACCACCACCCTGTCCATGGCGGTCGGCCTGCTCCGGCCGGACTTCGGGCGGGCCTGGGTGCTCGGGCAGGACGTGTGGGGGGACCCGGTGCGGGCCAAGGCGCTGCTCGGCGTGATGCCCGACGGCGTACGCCTCTTCGACCGGCTCAGCGGCGCGGAGCTGCTGGCGTACCACGGTCTGCTGCGCGGCATGGACCCGGCGGTGGTGGACCGGCGGGCGGCGGAGCTGCTCGACGTGCTGGCCCTCACCGACGCCGGCCGGACGCTGGTGGTGGACTACTCGGCCGGCATGAAGAAGAAGATCGGCCTGGCCTGCGCGCTGCTGCACGGTCCCCGGCTGCTGGTGCTGGACGAGCCGTTCGAGGCGGTCGACCCGGTCTCCGCCGCGCTGATCCGCGACATCCTGCACCGCTACGTCGTCGGCGGCGGCACAGTGGTCTTCTCCAGCCACGTCATGGAGGTGGTGGAGCGGCTCTGCTCGCACGTGGCGATCCTCGCCGACGGCGTGATCAAGCGGGTCGGCACCCTCGACCAGGTACGCGGTGACCGCTCACTGGAGCAGGTCTTCGTGGAGGTGGTCGGCGGCCGGACCGCCACCGGCGAGGAGCTGGCGTGGCTGTCGAACTGA